A window from Thermosipho africanus Ob7 encodes these proteins:
- a CDS encoding adenylyl-sulfate kinase → MNNYIIWLVGKRKTGKSTIAKELNKYFIEKSLPSIVLEGRDIFKNVNIQVQERIKILANTAFLFSKLGYIVIVPAVSPKKSIREMIKKISPVPFFEIFITCDEKIRKKRIKSSDYFQLYVDKIFEEPVNPDLVIDTSLHKANECAKIIIDYVNKNIQGV, encoded by the coding sequence ATGAATAATTATATAATATGGCTTGTTGGGAAAAGAAAGACTGGAAAATCAACTATAGCAAAAGAGCTCAATAAATATTTTATTGAAAAGTCTCTTCCCTCAATTGTACTTGAGGGGAGAGATATTTTTAAAAATGTTAATATACAAGTTCAAGAGAGAATAAAAATTCTTGCAAATACTGCATTTTTATTTTCTAAGTTGGGTTATATAGTTATTGTTCCAGCTGTTTCTCCAAAAAAAAGTATTAGAGAGATGATAAAAAAAATATCACCTGTGCCATTTTTTGAGATATTTATTACTTGTGATGAAAAAATAAGAAAAAAGAGGATAAAATCATCAGATTACTTTCAACTTTATGTTGACAAAATATTTGAAGAACCTGTTAATCCAGACCTTGTTATTGATACTTCACTTCACAAAGCAAATGAATGTGCTAAAATAATAATAGATTACGTAAACAAAAATATACAAGGAGTATGA
- the glmU gene encoding bifunctional UDP-N-acetylglucosamine diphosphorylase/glucosamine-1-phosphate N-acetyltransferase GlmU, which produces MKTLILAAGLGKRMNSKYPKVIHKILGKPMINWVIDTAKSFGEVGVVLGHKHEMVEKVIPQDVKIFLQNEQLGTAHAVMCGFDFIPENDNLLILYGDVPFISYETLKRLEKEHMESNSDVTILTAILENPAGYGRIVRGKKIEIVEDKDADEKIKKIKEINTGIYIFKGKFLKENIKKIKNDNAQNEYYLTDILKFTENISTVTTDDIDEVTGVNDRIQLSKLEKNMRKRINEKLMREGVRIIDPESVYIDITVKIGKDTIIYPFTFIEGETEIGEDCVIGPMTRIKDSKIGNNVHVIRSEVEKAIIEDNVSVGPFSRLREGTHLKSNVKIGNFVETKKSVIGKNTKAQHLTYLGDATIGENVNIGAGTITCNYDGEKKHPTIIEDGAFIGSNNSLVAPVKIGKNAITGAGSTITEDVPENSLGLGRARQVVIKDWVLRKKGGNQNADSKE; this is translated from the coding sequence TTGAAAACCCTAATTTTAGCTGCAGGGCTTGGAAAAAGGATGAATTCAAAATATCCGAAAGTTATTCACAAAATTCTTGGAAAGCCAATGATAAACTGGGTAATTGATACCGCTAAAAGCTTTGGAGAAGTTGGAGTAGTCTTAGGTCACAAGCATGAAATGGTAGAAAAGGTAATTCCACAAGATGTAAAAATCTTTCTTCAAAATGAACAACTTGGAACCGCTCATGCAGTAATGTGTGGATTTGATTTTATACCGGAAAACGACAATCTTTTAATTTTATACGGGGATGTTCCATTTATTTCATATGAAACTTTAAAAAGACTTGAAAAAGAACACATGGAAAGTAACAGTGATGTTACCATATTAACTGCTATATTGGAAAATCCTGCTGGATATGGTAGGATTGTTAGAGGTAAAAAAATTGAAATTGTTGAAGACAAAGATGCTGATGAAAAAATTAAAAAAATAAAAGAAATTAACACAGGAATATACATTTTTAAAGGTAAATTTTTAAAAGAAAACATAAAAAAAATTAAAAATGACAATGCACAAAATGAATACTACTTAACAGATATTCTTAAGTTTACTGAAAATATTTCAACAGTTACTACTGATGATATAGACGAAGTTACCGGAGTAAATGATAGAATCCAGCTTTCAAAGCTTGAAAAAAATATGAGAAAAAGAATAAATGAAAAATTAATGAGAGAAGGGGTCAGGATTATAGACCCTGAGAGTGTTTATATAGATATTACCGTAAAAATTGGAAAAGATACTATAATATATCCATTTACTTTCATAGAAGGTGAAACTGAGATAGGGGAAGATTGTGTTATAGGTCCAATGACTCGAATAAAAGATTCAAAAATTGGAAATAATGTACATGTAATTAGATCAGAAGTTGAAAAGGCAATTATTGAAGATAATGTATCTGTTGGCCCATTTTCTAGACTCAGAGAAGGAACACATTTAAAATCAAACGTAAAAATTGGAAATTTTGTTGAAACTAAAAAAAGCGTTATAGGTAAAAACACTAAAGCTCAACATTTAACTTATCTTGGTGATGCTACAATAGGTGAAAATGTAAATATTGGTGCGGGAACAATTACCTGTAATTATGATGGGGAAAAGAAACATCCGACTATAATCGAAGATGGTGCCTTTATTGGAAGTAACAATTCACTAGTTGCACCTGTAAAAATTGGAAAAAATGCAATTACCGGCGCAGGTTCAACAATAACTGAAGATGTACCTGAAAATAGTTTGGGACTTGGCCGTGCAAGGCAAGTTGTAATTAAAGATTGGGTATTAAGAAAAAAAGGGGGAAACCAAAATGCAGATAGCAAAGAATGA
- a CDS encoding 50S ribosomal protein L25: MEKHTLEALVRSVVGKKRAVRRLRRQGFVPGVVYGPDVEPLSISIKRSNLIKLFHEVTEASIISLTVKDENGKEVFSHDVFIKNVQYDKLTDEVKHVDFYAPEKGHKMKINLPLEFVGKAKGEEKGGVLEIHHHELPVETLPNAVIEKLEIDVSNLDLGQALYVKDLKLPEGMEAELDEEEIIAIVSTPSGLEVEEETGEEESAEPEVIEKGKKEEE; the protein is encoded by the coding sequence ATGGAAAAGCACACACTTGAGGCCCTTGTGAGAAGTGTTGTCGGAAAGAAAAGGGCAGTAAGAAGGCTCAGAAGACAAGGTTTTGTTCCTGGTGTCGTATACGGACCAGATGTAGAACCACTCTCTATTTCTATTAAAAGATCAAATCTTATTAAACTCTTTCACGAGGTTACAGAAGCAAGTATCATAAGCCTTACAGTTAAAGACGAAAATGGTAAAGAAGTATTTTCACACGATGTATTTATTAAAAATGTCCAATATGACAAATTGACAGATGAAGTTAAACATGTTGACTTCTACGCACCTGAAAAGGGACACAAAATGAAAATTAACTTACCACTCGAGTTTGTTGGAAAAGCAAAAGGTGAAGAAAAAGGTGGAGTCCTTGAAATTCATCACCACGAACTTCCTGTTGAAACACTTCCAAATGCAGTAATTGAAAAGTTAGAAATTGACGTAAGCAATTTGGATCTTGGCCAAGCACTATACGTTAAAGATCTTAAACTTCCAGAAGGTATGGAAGCAGAACTTGATGAAGAAGAAATTATTGCAATAGTCTCTACTCCAAGTGGTCTTGAAGTTGAAGAGGAAACAGGAGAAGAAGAAAGTGCAGAACCAGAAGTTATAGAGAAGGGTAAGAAGGAGGAAGAATAA
- a CDS encoding UvrB/UvrC motif-containing protein yields the protein MSKCERCGKEAELVIQTFVNFVPKSISICKKCLKETLLYDTTNYTKAGIELLAAHVDYIEETQSDSSTYHFKKNNLEIISLMPLAVQSVMFKQDELTKQRITKDLKSRKIYFLKQKLEKAVKNENYELAKHIKEILDSLDNLSEI from the coding sequence GTGAGCAAATGTGAAAGGTGTGGAAAAGAGGCGGAGCTTGTTATACAAACCTTTGTAAACTTTGTTCCAAAAAGCATATCTATATGCAAAAAATGCCTTAAAGAAACTCTTTTATACGATACAACCAATTATACCAAAGCTGGTATTGAACTTTTGGCGGCGCATGTTGATTACATTGAAGAAACACAATCAGATTCTTCAACTTATCATTTCAAAAAAAATAACTTGGAAATAATTTCCTTGATGCCTCTTGCAGTTCAATCAGTTATGTTTAAACAAGATGAACTTACTAAGCAAAGAATTACAAAAGACTTAAAAAGTAGAAAAATTTACTTTTTAAAACAGAAATTAGAAAAAGCTGTTAAAAATGAAAACTATGAACTTGCAAAACACATAAAAGAAATTTTAGACAGCCTTGACAATCTCTCCGAAATTTAG
- the pth gene encoding aminoacyl-tRNA hydrolase, translated as MYLVVGLGNPGPRYAFTRHNVGFMFIDRICNNLKKQNNYKYCQKTLFGKDILFVQPLTYMNLSGEIFRYLNKEDFSDIIVVYDDVNLPLGKIRIRKSGSSGGHNGIKSLISYLGEDFKRIRIGIGPIPENVNLVDFVLGEFEEDELKVLDKVLDLSIDALYTIFKDGIDKAMSLYNSQEVKL; from the coding sequence ATTTACCTAGTTGTAGGCCTTGGAAATCCTGGTCCACGTTATGCCTTCACAAGGCATAACGTGGGCTTTATGTTTATTGACAGAATTTGTAATAATTTAAAAAAACAAAATAACTACAAGTATTGTCAAAAAACTCTTTTTGGCAAAGATATTTTATTTGTACAACCACTTACTTATATGAACCTAAGTGGTGAAATTTTTCGTTATTTAAATAAAGAAGATTTTAGTGATATAATAGTTGTATACGATGATGTTAATTTGCCTTTGGGAAAAATAAGAATTAGAAAAAGCGGATCATCTGGTGGTCATAATGGAATTAAATCTTTAATAAGTTATCTAGGAGAAGATTTTAAAAGAATAAGAATTGGAATTGGGCCTATTCCTGAAAATGTAAATCTTGTCGATTTTGTGCTTGGAGAATTTGAAGAAGATGAACTAAAAGTCTTGGACAAAGTTCTCGATCTATCTATAGATGCTTTATATACAATTTTTAAAGATGGCATTGATAAAGCTATGAGTTTGTATAACTCTCAAGAGGTGAAATTGTGA
- a CDS encoding ribose-phosphate pyrophosphokinase has product MQIAKNEMKIFSGNANRELAIKVSEYIGTRLADCEVGRFADGEINVKIGETVRGHDTFIIQPTCPPVNENLMELLIMIDALKRASANSIAVVIPYYGYARQDRKAKGRDPITAKLVANLLTVAGATRVMTVDLHSEQIQGFFDIPLDNLWSFPIFAKKLKEDKIVDDDYVIVSPDVGGVKRARQFAERLGGPLAILDKRRPKDNVAEILNIIGEVEGKTAIIVDDIADTARSLVNAAKAIKEKGAKRVIACITHPVLSDGAIERIQNSEIEKIYISDSISHSNLPDKFSVVSLAPLLGEAIVRVRKNLSISILFRQ; this is encoded by the coding sequence ATGCAGATAGCAAAGAATGAAATGAAAATCTTTTCTGGAAATGCAAATAGAGAGCTTGCAATAAAGGTTTCAGAATATATAGGAACAAGACTTGCTGATTGTGAAGTTGGAAGATTTGCTGACGGTGAAATAAATGTAAAAATAGGAGAAACTGTAAGAGGGCATGATACATTTATAATTCAGCCAACTTGTCCTCCTGTAAATGAAAACTTAATGGAATTACTCATAATGATAGATGCTCTTAAAAGAGCTTCCGCAAACAGTATTGCAGTTGTTATACCTTACTATGGTTATGCAAGGCAAGATAGAAAAGCAAAGGGTAGAGATCCAATAACAGCAAAACTTGTTGCAAACTTACTGACAGTTGCTGGAGCAACAAGGGTTATGACCGTAGATCTTCATTCCGAACAAATTCAAGGTTTTTTTGATATTCCACTTGATAACCTATGGAGTTTTCCAATATTTGCAAAAAAATTAAAAGAGGATAAAATAGTAGATGACGATTATGTAATTGTTTCTCCAGACGTTGGCGGTGTAAAACGTGCAAGACAGTTTGCTGAAAGACTTGGTGGACCTCTTGCGATTCTTGATAAAAGAAGACCTAAAGACAATGTTGCTGAAATATTAAATATAATAGGTGAAGTTGAAGGAAAAACAGCTATAATAGTAGATGATATTGCTGATACAGCCAGATCTTTGGTAAACGCTGCAAAAGCTATCAAAGAAAAAGGGGCAAAAAGGGTAATTGCATGTATAACACACCCTGTGTTATCAGATGGTGCAATTGAAAGAATTCAAAATTCTGAAATTGAAAAGATATATATTTCCGACTCGATTAGCCATAGCAATTTGCCCGATAAATTCAGTGTAGTTTCTCTTGCGCCACTTTTAGGTGAAGCTATTGTTAGGGTAAGAAAAAACCTATCAATCAGTATATTGTTTAGACAATAA
- a CDS encoding ABC transporter permease subunit yields the protein MIIIVILFILIFNIFPIFYGIFSSIYINNSFSFSALFQTLGAKYFYISLLITILYALFSAFISTYVSLYISKLIKFNKFAFIFLVIGWTIPPYIGVPVWRTFFEKYTDIYINPITSFISATLISSWFLIPFTSFFLYTFSETQNKKYLESFLLESNKTDIYYKKIVVPNIKGAIYSAFIFNFLKAFKDFQVPWLLTEGGAPLSFGITDKGIIGATTNLEVLIYKLFNFESDISQVSSISLLTILIITSVYFLSSKLNLKIKMNISYFSKTLSYLWIFSIIYFFYILLTLAFSDSQSIYLKGSFTLKNFKYILDDGIVKSFSNTLLISIITSLLSIILSMYFAYFLLNIKNGENILNFFNFLKIFSGLHIIIFIFYIYSKLRLLNTFTSVILMLVAKNLPFLSLLSYHYFKNFPEDLFLLAKLDNIPKNTFFFKILLPNSFSLVSSLFLLSTLNSFNAFLPPLVFLFDESKYTLSIKLYSYVGAASTHYPLWNLFGGASFATFLILLILTFLLLKISKISYIKYL from the coding sequence ATGATAATAATTGTTATTTTATTTATACTAATTTTCAACATTTTCCCTATCTTCTATGGTATTTTTTCCTCCATATACATCAACAACTCATTTTCATTTTCTGCTCTCTTTCAAACACTAGGGGCAAAATATTTTTATATAAGCCTTTTAATTACCATACTTTACGCTCTTTTTAGCGCTTTTATTTCAACATATGTTTCTCTATATATTTCTAAATTAATAAAATTCAACAAATTTGCCTTTATATTTCTCGTGATTGGATGGACAATCCCACCGTATATTGGTGTTCCTGTTTGGAGAACTTTTTTTGAAAAATATACGGATATTTATATAAATCCAATAACTTCTTTTATTTCAGCAACTCTTATTTCTAGTTGGTTTCTTATTCCTTTTACTAGCTTTTTTCTTTACACTTTTTCAGAAACTCAAAATAAAAAATACCTTGAAAGTTTTCTTCTAGAATCAAATAAAACAGATATTTATTACAAAAAAATAGTCGTTCCAAATATAAAAGGGGCTATCTATTCAGCATTTATATTTAATTTTTTAAAAGCCTTTAAAGATTTTCAGGTTCCATGGCTCTTAACAGAAGGCGGCGCACCTCTAAGCTTTGGAATAACTGACAAAGGAATAATTGGTGCAACTACTAACCTTGAGGTTTTAATCTACAAACTTTTTAATTTTGAAAGTGATATTTCACAAGTTTCTTCTATTTCTCTATTAACAATATTAATAATAACCTCTGTTTACTTTCTTTCTAGTAAATTAAATTTAAAGATTAAAATGAACATTTCATATTTTTCAAAGACTCTTTCATATCTTTGGATCTTTTCAATAATTTACTTTTTCTACATACTTTTAACCCTTGCTTTTTCAGATTCTCAAAGCATCTATTTAAAAGGAAGCTTCACACTAAAAAATTTCAAGTATATTCTTGATGATGGCATAGTTAAATCCTTTTCAAATACCTTGCTAATTTCAATTATAACCTCATTATTAAGTATTATACTTTCAATGTATTTTGCATACTTTTTGCTGAATATTAAAAACGGTGAAAATATACTAAACTTTTTTAACTTTCTAAAAATCTTTTCGGGTTTACATATTATAATCTTTATCTTCTATATCTATTCCAAATTGAGATTATTAAATACGTTTACTTCCGTTATCTTAATGTTAGTAGCAAAAAACTTACCATTTTTATCATTACTGTCATACCATTATTTTAAAAATTTTCCAGAAGATCTATTTTTACTTGCAAAGTTAGATAATATACCCAAAAATACTTTCTTTTTCAAAATACTACTTCCAAATAGTTTTTCCCTTGTTTCGTCCTTATTTTTGCTTTCAACATTAAACTCTTTTAATGCATTTTTACCACCTTTAGTTTTTCTATTCGATGAAAGTAAATACACACTAAGTATAAAGTTGTACTCCTACGTTGGAGCAGCAAGCACGCATTATCCACTATGGAATTTGTTCGGTGGTGCATCATTTGCAACATTTTTAATTTTATTAATTTTAACTTTTCTTCTTCTAAAGATTTCTAAAATTTCGTATATAAAATATCTTTAA
- the uvrA gene encoding excinuclease ABC subunit UvrA: MDYIIVRGAKVHNLKNITVKIPKNKLTVITGLSGSGKSSLALDTIYVEGQRRYLESLSSYARQFIGNLKKPEVESIEGLSPSIAIDQKSVSHNPRSTVGTVTEIYDLLRVLYAKIGEAYCYKCGRKLEKLSVDEIVKDIMENFDDSRIYVESPIAIEKKGTFKDIFENLLEKGYARIELDGEVYRLEETPELNKNVRHNIFLIVDRLRIKNDENIKHRLFDSVEIALRESNGFVYIKNVDTNEVKIYSEKMMCPTCGVSMPEINPKLFSFNSPYGACDRCHGLGFTLEVDEKKVIDFEKPVLEAINIGHKEDGWIPQRIKKILKIYGGDLKTPFKDLPEETQEAILYGTTFFDGLIPIVRQRYEYSTSEDTRQWYLDKFFVENTCHECGGKRLRKEALSILIDGVNIIDFTELPISDEYEFIKKLRKKLSEKKLEIVKDLIEELEKRLQFLNEVGLSYISLSRNVKTLSGGEAQRIRLATQIGSGLTGVTYVLDEPTIGLHQSDNEKLISTLKRLRDLGNTVIVVEHDEDVIRSADYLIDIGPAAGINGGRVVYQGPIENIDSDTNSLTIQYLKRIKKIEVPKERRKGNGKFLTLHGARHNNLKNITVSFPLGTFICVTGVSGSGKSSLIIDTLYPALMNALHKTKHRTGEFDRLEGLENIDKVIAIDQSPIGRTPRSNPATYTKVFDEIRKLFAMTPLAKARGYTPGRFSFNVKGGRCEHCQGQGILKVEMLFLPDVYVQCDVCNGKRYNSETLQITYKDKNIADILDMTVEEALEFFKNIPNIYSTLKVLNDVGLSYIKLGQPATTLSGGEAQRIKLASELKKRATGKTVYILDEPTVGLHFEDVKKLINVLNKLVDKGNTVIVIEHNLDVIKSADYVIDLGPEGGINGGYIVAEGTPEDIANSKNSLTGKYIKMVLEGNDG; encoded by the coding sequence ATGGATTATATTATAGTTCGTGGTGCAAAAGTTCATAATTTAAAAAATATAACTGTAAAAATTCCAAAAAATAAACTTACAGTTATTACTGGTCTATCAGGTTCAGGAAAAAGCTCTTTGGCACTTGATACAATCTACGTTGAGGGGCAAAGAAGATACCTTGAAAGTCTTTCTTCATATGCAAGACAATTTATCGGAAATTTAAAAAAGCCCGAAGTAGAAAGTATTGAAGGACTATCTCCTTCTATTGCTATTGATCAAAAAAGTGTCTCACACAATCCAAGATCTACAGTCGGAACTGTAACAGAAATATACGACCTTTTGAGAGTGCTTTATGCAAAAATTGGTGAAGCATACTGTTACAAATGTGGAAGAAAACTTGAAAAATTAAGTGTTGATGAAATTGTTAAAGATATAATGGAAAATTTTGACGATAGTAGAATATACGTTGAATCACCAATTGCAATTGAAAAGAAGGGAACCTTTAAAGACATCTTCGAAAATTTACTAGAAAAAGGTTATGCACGCATAGAATTAGACGGTGAAGTTTACAGATTGGAAGAAACTCCAGAGCTTAACAAAAATGTACGTCATAATATATTTTTAATAGTTGATAGATTAAGAATTAAAAATGATGAAAATATTAAACATAGGCTTTTTGATTCAGTTGAAATTGCATTGAGAGAATCAAATGGTTTTGTATACATTAAAAATGTTGATACAAACGAGGTAAAAATATACTCTGAAAAGATGATGTGTCCTACTTGTGGTGTTTCAATGCCTGAAATAAATCCAAAATTGTTTTCATTTAACAGTCCATACGGAGCCTGTGATAGATGTCATGGTCTTGGTTTTACTTTGGAAGTTGATGAAAAAAAGGTAATTGATTTTGAAAAGCCTGTTCTTGAAGCAATAAATATCGGTCACAAAGAAGATGGCTGGATCCCACAAAGAATCAAAAAAATATTAAAAATATATGGGGGCGATCTAAAAACACCTTTTAAAGACCTTCCAGAAGAGACACAAGAGGCAATATTGTATGGTACAACTTTTTTTGATGGATTAATTCCAATAGTTAGACAAAGATACGAATATAGTACTTCAGAAGATACAAGACAATGGTATTTAGACAAATTTTTTGTTGAAAACACTTGTCATGAATGCGGAGGGAAAAGACTTAGAAAAGAAGCATTATCAATCTTAATTGATGGAGTTAATATCATTGATTTTACTGAATTGCCCATTTCAGATGAATATGAATTTATAAAAAAACTAAGGAAAAAATTATCGGAAAAAAAGCTTGAAATAGTAAAAGATTTAATAGAAGAACTTGAAAAAAGACTCCAATTTTTAAACGAAGTTGGTCTATCTTATATAAGTCTTTCTAGAAACGTTAAAACATTATCAGGTGGAGAAGCTCAAAGAATAAGGCTTGCTACACAAATTGGTTCAGGGCTTACAGGTGTTACATACGTACTTGATGAACCAACCATTGGGCTTCACCAGAGCGACAATGAAAAACTTATATCAACTTTAAAAAGATTGCGCGACCTTGGAAATACTGTCATTGTTGTAGAACATGATGAAGATGTAATAAGAAGTGCTGATTACCTTATAGATATTGGGCCTGCCGCAGGAATAAATGGGGGAAGAGTTGTTTACCAGGGTCCAATTGAAAACATAGACTCAGATACTAATTCATTGACTATACAATACTTGAAAAGAATTAAAAAAATTGAAGTACCAAAAGAAAGAAGAAAAGGAAATGGAAAATTTTTAACCTTACATGGCGCGCGGCATAATAATTTAAAAAATATAACTGTTTCATTTCCACTTGGAACATTTATTTGTGTAACTGGTGTTTCAGGTTCTGGAAAAAGTTCACTTATAATTGACACACTATACCCTGCACTAATGAACGCGCTTCATAAAACAAAGCATCGTACTGGTGAATTTGATAGATTAGAAGGTCTTGAAAATATTGATAAAGTAATTGCAATAGATCAATCTCCAATTGGAAGAACTCCAAGAAGTAATCCAGCAACATATACTAAAGTTTTTGATGAAATAAGAAAGTTATTTGCAATGACTCCACTTGCAAAGGCAAGAGGTTATACTCCAGGCAGATTTAGTTTCAATGTTAAAGGTGGAAGGTGTGAACACTGTCAGGGGCAGGGAATACTAAAAGTTGAAATGTTATTTTTGCCAGATGTCTATGTACAGTGTGATGTTTGTAATGGAAAAAGGTACAACAGTGAAACTCTACAGATAACTTACAAGGATAAAAATATAGCCGATATTCTTGATATGACTGTTGAAGAAGCATTAGAATTTTTTAAAAATATTCCTAATATTTATTCAACCTTAAAAGTTTTAAACGATGTTGGACTTTCATATATAAAACTTGGTCAACCTGCAACCACACTTTCAGGTGGAGAAGCCCAAAGAATTAAACTTGCTTCTGAATTAAAAAAACGTGCTACAGGCAAAACTGTTTATATCTTAGACGAACCAACAGTTGGCCTTCACTTTGAAGATGTAAAAAAATTAATTAATGTTTTAAATAAACTTGTTGACAAAGGAAATACAGTAATAGTAATTGAACACAACCTTGATGTAATAAAATCTGCTGATTATGTAATTGACCTTGGGCCTGAAGGTGGAATAAACGGTGGTTATATAGTTGCAGAAGGGACACCTGAAGATATTGCAAATTCTAAAAATTCTTTAACCGGAAAATATATAAAGATGGTTTTGGAGGGTAATGATGGATAA